The following are encoded together in the Lepidochelys kempii isolate rLepKem1 chromosome 7, rLepKem1.hap2, whole genome shotgun sequence genome:
- the NDUFAF3 gene encoding NADH dehydrogenase [ubiquinone] 1 alpha subcomplex assembly factor 3 isoform X3 — MHRMALASVRMLCRRGLAPSWRLAAARRAPDWQPRRGHRLTPADDELYQKTTLKALERESSSMMFIDSYSSRGFTINGDKVVGPCAIIPRAILQWNVGSYQDITEESLVLFRLLEPRIEILVLGMGDKVERLEPDVLKFMRECGIAVEVQDTSSE; from the exons CAGGATGGCTCTGGCCTCTGTGAGGATGCTCTGCCGCAGGGGCTTAGCTCCTAGCTGGAGGCTGGCAGCTGCCAGGAGAGCCCCGGACTG GCAGCCTCGCCGGGGTCACCGCCTCACCCCTGCAGATGACGAGCTTTACCAGAAGACAACGCTGAAGGCgctggagcgggaatcctccagcaTGATGTTCATAGACAGCTACAGCAGCCGGGGCTTCACCATCAATGGGGACAAGGTGGTGGGGCCCTGCGCCATCATCCCACGTGCCATCCTGCAGTGGAAT GTTGGCTCTTACCAGGACATCACCGAGGAGAGCCTGGTACTGTTCCGGCTGCTGGAGCCGAGAATAG AAATCCTGGTGCTGGGCATGGGGGACAAGGTGGAGCGGCTGGAGCCCGACGTCCTGAAGTTCATGAGGGAATGTGGAATCGCTGTGGAGGTGCAGGACACG
- the NDUFAF3 gene encoding NADH dehydrogenase [ubiquinone] 1 alpha subcomplex assembly factor 3 isoform X1, whose translation MHRMALASVRMLCRRGLAPSWRLAAARRAPDWQPRRGHRLTPADDELYQKTTLKALERESSSMMFIDSYSSRGFTINGDKVVGPCAIIPRAILQWNVGSYQDITEESLVLFRLLEPRIEILVLGMGDKVERLEPDVLKFMRECGIAVEVQDTPNACATFNFLTSEGRVTAAALIPPHAVGALR comes from the exons CAGGATGGCTCTGGCCTCTGTGAGGATGCTCTGCCGCAGGGGCTTAGCTCCTAGCTGGAGGCTGGCAGCTGCCAGGAGAGCCCCGGACTG GCAGCCTCGCCGGGGTCACCGCCTCACCCCTGCAGATGACGAGCTTTACCAGAAGACAACGCTGAAGGCgctggagcgggaatcctccagcaTGATGTTCATAGACAGCTACAGCAGCCGGGGCTTCACCATCAATGGGGACAAGGTGGTGGGGCCCTGCGCCATCATCCCACGTGCCATCCTGCAGTGGAAT GTTGGCTCTTACCAGGACATCACCGAGGAGAGCCTGGTACTGTTCCGGCTGCTGGAGCCGAGAATAG AAATCCTGGTGCTGGGCATGGGGGACAAGGTGGAGCGGCTGGAGCCCGACGTCCTGAAGTTCATGAGGGAATGTGGAATCGCTGTGGAGGTGCAGGACACG CCTAACGCTTGTGCAACGTTCAACTTCCTGACAAGTGAGGGTCGGGTAACTGCAGCTgccctcatccccccccatgCTGTTGGAGCCCTGAGGTAG
- the NDUFAF3 gene encoding NADH dehydrogenase [ubiquinone] 1 alpha subcomplex assembly factor 3 isoform X2 — translation MALASVRMLCRRGLAPSWRLAAARRAPDWQPRRGHRLTPADDELYQKTTLKALERESSSMMFIDSYSSRGFTINGDKVVGPCAIIPRAILQWNVGSYQDITEESLVLFRLLEPRIEILVLGMGDKVERLEPDVLKFMRECGIAVEVQDTPNACATFNFLTSEGRVTAAALIPPHAVGALR, via the exons ATGGCTCTGGCCTCTGTGAGGATGCTCTGCCGCAGGGGCTTAGCTCCTAGCTGGAGGCTGGCAGCTGCCAGGAGAGCCCCGGACTG GCAGCCTCGCCGGGGTCACCGCCTCACCCCTGCAGATGACGAGCTTTACCAGAAGACAACGCTGAAGGCgctggagcgggaatcctccagcaTGATGTTCATAGACAGCTACAGCAGCCGGGGCTTCACCATCAATGGGGACAAGGTGGTGGGGCCCTGCGCCATCATCCCACGTGCCATCCTGCAGTGGAAT GTTGGCTCTTACCAGGACATCACCGAGGAGAGCCTGGTACTGTTCCGGCTGCTGGAGCCGAGAATAG AAATCCTGGTGCTGGGCATGGGGGACAAGGTGGAGCGGCTGGAGCCCGACGTCCTGAAGTTCATGAGGGAATGTGGAATCGCTGTGGAGGTGCAGGACACG CCTAACGCTTGTGCAACGTTCAACTTCCTGACAAGTGAGGGTCGGGTAACTGCAGCTgccctcatccccccccatgCTGTTGGAGCCCTGAGGTAG